The Streptomyces sp. NBC_01276 genome includes the window GGACCGGGGACGCGTCGCGGCCCTCGGCACGCCCGCCGAAGTGACCGGTGCGGCGGTGGCTTCGCCATGGCGGTGACCACCGGCCTCGCGAGGGACGAGGAGAAGGCCACCGCCGACGCCATGGCACAGGTGGCGCGTGCCCGGCGGGCACGCGGTTCGGGACGCCCGCGTTTCGACGACGTGTGGTCGTGGGCGTGCGTCGCCGTCTCGGCCGTCGTGGTGCTCGCCGGTCTGGTACGGACCGCCCCCGCCATCGGCCACGCCCTCGACACCCCCGGAGGCGCCGCCACCCGCGCCGTCCTGGTCGCCTCGGGTCTGCTGCTGTGGGCGGGCCAACTGGCCACGTGCGTACGGCTGGGCCCGGTACTGCTGGGCACGGCCGAGATCACCTGGCTGCTGCCGCTGCCCGGCGACCGGGGACGGCTGCTGCGCCCCCGCCTGGCCCGCGCCGTGGTCGTCGCCACCGTCGTGGGTCTGCTCACCGGCACCCTGACGGCCGCCCTCGCGCTGCTGCTCGAAGGCCGCCCGCGGTTCACCGCACTGCCCGTGGCCCTCGGCGCGCATCTGGCCCTTGCCTGGCTCGCGGTGGCCGTGGGGACGCTGATCGAGGTACGGCCGGCCCTGGCCGGGCGGGCCCGCGCCCTCGGCACCTGTTCGGCCGCCGTCGGCTGCGCGATCCTCTTCATCGGTCCGGCCGTTCCCGCCGCCACCCCCCTGGCCGCCCTCTGCGGGCCCGGGGGCTGGGCGGCCTGGGCGACGGCCGGCGCGGCCCAAGGGGACGTGCTCGCCTGGTCGGTGGCGCTCGGTGCCCTCCTGCTCTGCGCGGCCGTCGCGCTGCGGGCGGCCTTCGGAGCGGCCGCGGCCATCCCGACGGCCGAGTTGCTCCTGCGCAGCCGCACCAGCCGCCAGGCAGCCCAGGGCGCGACCCTGCTGGACCTGCGCGCGCTGACGCTCGTCCTGCAGTCCGCCGGACGGCGACGGGGCCGCCTGCGCATGCCGCGGTCGCGGTGGGCGGTGATCGTGTGGCGGGACGCCGTCGTCCTCCTGCGCCACCCCGGGCGGCTGATCGCGTCCCTCGCGGCCCTGGGCGCCGGCGCCACCGCGACCCACCTGCTCGCCCGGTGGCTCACCGAAAGCCCCCACGGCCCGGTCGGGCCGCTCCGGTCCACGGCGATGGGCCTGATCCTGGTCGTGCCCCTCTACCTGGCGGCGGTCGCCCTC containing:
- a CDS encoding DUF6297 family protein; protein product: MAVTTGLARDEEKATADAMAQVARARRARGSGRPRFDDVWSWACVAVSAVVVLAGLVRTAPAIGHALDTPGGAATRAVLVASGLLLWAGQLATCVRLGPVLLGTAEITWLLPLPGDRGRLLRPRLARAVVVATVVGLLTGTLTAALALLLEGRPRFTALPVALGAHLALAWLAVAVGTLIEVRPALAGRARALGTCSAAVGCAILFIGPAVPAATPLAALCGPGGWAAWATAGAAQGDVLAWSVALGALLLCAAVALRAAFGAAAAIPTAELLLRSRTSRQAAQGATLLDLRALTLVLQSAGRRRGRLRMPRSRWAVIVWRDAVVLLRHPGRLIASLAALGAGATATHLLARWLTESPHGPVGPLRSTAMGLILVVPLYLAAVALAEPAYQDTDRPQRALLLPFPPGVLAVGHLAVPVLLLWAAAAATWSVAQLPGMPTDDLAAYATALLLAGPSLVGSTLVGAYRGAPRYDLLALSLDWYAAVPFVLWRLAPALAAGFVIAPWLWHTVSAAPGASDGSAILWLAARSAAVLAWSAHRVSRQARDLS